One part of the Pecten maximus chromosome 9, xPecMax1.1, whole genome shotgun sequence genome encodes these proteins:
- the LOC117333987 gene encoding very long-chain acyl-CoA synthetase-like, protein MPPSRQEVLYGGAGTVGGAIAVWRTLFPWIRDDFTTMLGTKKISDRMNQDLINEVYLIDRFEQHAKQHPKKVFLYFEDKEYSYELVNAMADKIANIVLSLNLTPGDTVAAMIQNEPSFVWTLLGLQKIGMVDAFINYHLTAEPLLHSIRASNAKVIIVGSGLPKPAICNQANAIAVSRIWAAFDFNANDVSYAVTPLYHSGATKLCLFNTIAVGCTMAFRRKFSARYYWDDCRKYKVTVVYYIGELFRYILKVPESPLDGVHNIRIAMGNGLRLDIWKKFQDRFKIPMIVEHFGATEGTSLTMNLTNKVGAVGRISPLMRLASKYKLSVQIRVIRYDRVKEEPIRGKDGFCINCGAGEEGLVISAVPETTTEFYVGSKSINEKKFLRDVFVKGDAYFNFGDIVFVDNDYYLYFRDRLGDTFRWKSENVSTREVAEVLSTLSFIQDVNVYGVEVPDNDGRAGMAAILLKDHSTITPEVLQQIYRKCAKSLPKYARPIFLRFQTTFEVTQTMKHRKVDLVKEGYNPDIIGEPVYCVDVKNKTYSPLESASFHQVIKSRL, encoded by the exons ATGCCTCCTAGCCGACAGGAAGTTCTTTATGGTGGTGCGGGAACTGTAGGGGGCGCCATTGCAGTATGGCGTACACTGTTTCCATGGATCAGGGACGATTTTACCACCATGTTAGGGACAAAGAAAATTAGTGATAGAATGAATCAAGACCTAATTAATGAAGTGTACCTTATTGATAGGTTCGAGCAACATGCAAAGCAGCACCCCAAAAAGGTGTTTCTGTATTTCGAGGACAAAGAGTATAGCTATGAACTAGTTAACGCTATGGCAGATAAGATTGCAAATATAGTCCTTTCTTTGAACCTAACACCTGGTGACACCGTGGCAGCTATGATACAGAATGAACCATCCTTTGTCTGGACGCTTCTTG GTCTACAGAAAATTGGTATGGTGGATGCCTTCATCAACTACCACTTAACAGCAGAGCCTCTTCTTCACTCAATCCGGGCTAGTAATGCCAAAGTCATCATTGTTGGCTCAG gCCTTCCCAAACCAGCCATATGTAACCAAGCTAATGCAATTGCGGTATCGAGGATTTGGGCTGCATTTGATTTCAATGCCAACGACGTTTCGTACGCTGTGACGCCTCTTTACCACAGTGGAGCGACAAAGTTATGTCTGTTCAACACCATTGCAGTCG GTTGTACTATGGCATTCCGTCGCAAGTTTTCTGCCCGCTATTACTGGGATGACTGCCGGAAGTACAAAGTCAcagttgtatattatattggaGAACTCTTTAGGTATATTCTTAAAGTTCCGGAG TCACCACTTGATGGCGTCCACAACATCCGAATTGCAATGGGTAACGGTCTTCGATTGGATATATGGAAGAAATTTCAGGACAGATTCAAAATCCCGATGATCGTAGAACATTTTGGGGCTACAGAAGGGACATCACTCACCATGAACCTCACCAACAAAGTCGGGGCCGTCGGAAGAATATCCCCGCTAATG CGACTTGCTTCCAAATACAAACTGAGTGTACAAATACGTGTGATACGTTATGATAGGGTCAAAGAGGAGCCAATCAGAGGAAAGGACGGATTCTGCATCAACTGCGGCGCAG GCGAGGAAGGCCTAGTTATATCCGCTGTACCCGAAACTACGACAGAATTTTATGTTGGGTCCAAGTCTATCAATGAGAAAAAGTTCCTCAGGGATGTGTTCGTCAAAGGCGACGCCTATTTCAACTTCGGGGACATAGTTTTCGTTGACAATGATTATTATCTGTACTTCCGGGACAGACTTGGGGATACATTTCG TTGGAAAAGTGAGAACGTTTCAACACGGGAGGTAGCTGAGGTGTTGAGTACACTgagctttatacaagatgtcaACGTGTACGgtgtagaggtaccag ATAATGATGGAAGAGCAGGAATGGCAGCCATCCTCCTTAAAGATCACTCAACCATAACACCGGAGGTACTACAACAAATCTACCGGAAATGCGCTAAATCACTTCCAAAGTATGCTAGGCCTATATTTCTGCGGTTCCAAACCACTTTTgaggtcacacaaacaatgaagCATAGGAAGGTAGACCTTGTTAAAGAGGGTTACAATCCAGACATCATAGGCGAACCTGTCTATTGTGTTGAcgtaaaaaacaaaacatattctCCTCTTGAGTCTGCGTCATTCCACCAAGTCATAAAATCGAGGCTGTAG
- the LOC117334151 gene encoding very long-chain acyl-CoA synthetase-like — protein sequence MPPSRQEVLYGAAGTVGGAIAVWRTLFPWIGDDFTTMLGTKKIGDKMNPDLANEVYLIDRFEEHVKQHPKKVFLYFEDREYSYEIVNAMADKIANIVLSLNLTPGDTVAAMIQNEPSFVWTLLGLQKIGMVDAFINYHLTAEPLLHSIRTSNAKVIIVGSGDGLFESIEEIRHNLSDNIPIYVQGRLPYVLPPGYHSLDNVMEKTLPLPVSKNLRSHVTMMSPVCYIYTSGTTGLPKPAICNQAKAIGSSKIWASFDFNANDVSYAVTPLYHSGATTLCLFNTIAVGCSMVLRRKFSARHYWDDCRKYKVTVVHYIGELFRYILKVPESPLDGVHNIRIAMGNGLRLDIWKKFQDRFKIPVIVEHFGATEGTSLTINLTNKVGAIGRISPLMRLASKYKLSVQVRVIRFDRIKEEPIRGKDGFCIDCGAGEEGLIISAVPDTTTEFYVGSKSINEKKFLRDVFVKGDAYFNFGDIVFVDKDYYLYFRDRLGDTFRWKSENVSTREVAEVLSTLSFIQDVNVYGVEVPDNDGRAGMAAILLKDHSTITPEVLQQIYRKCAKSLPKYARPIFLRFQTNFEVTQTMKHRKVDLVKEGYNPDILSDPVYCVDVKNKTYSPLESASYHQVIKSRL from the exons ATGCCTCCTAGCCGACAGGAAGTTCTTTATGGTGCTGCGGGAACTGTAGGGGGCGCCATTGCAGTATGGCGTACTCTGTTCCCATGGATCGGGGACGATTTTACCACCATGTTAGGGACCAAGAAAATAGGTGACAAGATGAATCCTGACTTAGCTAATGAGGTGTACCTTATTGATAGGTTCGAAGAACATGTAAAGCAGCACCCCAAAAAGGTGTTTCTCTATTTCGAGGACAGAGAGTATAGCTATGAAATAGTTAACGCCATGGCAGATAAAATTGCAAATATAGTCCTTTCTCTGAACCTAACACCTGGAGACACCGTGGCAGCTATGATACAGAATGAACCATCCTTTGTCTGGACGCTTCTTg GTCTGCAGAAAATTGGTATGGTGGATGCCTTCATCAACTACCACTTAACAGCAGAGCCTCTTCTTCACTCCATCCGGACTAGTAATGCCAAGGTCATCATTGTTGGCTCAG GGGACGGTCTGTTTGAATCTATTGAGGAAATACGCCACAACTTGTCAGACAATATCCCAATTTACGTCCAGGGACGTTTGCCATATGTGCTTCCTCCAGGATACCATTCGTTAGATAATGTAATGGAAAAGACACTTCCGCTTCCTGTGAGCAAAAACTTGCGCTCTCATGTTACAATGATGTCACCAGTATGTTACATTTATACGTCTGGcacaacag GCCTTCCCAAACCAGCTATATGTAACCAAGCAAAGGCAATTGGCTCTTCAAAGATTTGGGCGTCTTTTGATTTTAATGCCAACGACGTTTCGTACGCCGTGACGCCTCTTTACCACAGTGGAGCGACAACGTTATGTCTATTCAACACCATTGCAGTCG GTTGTAGTATGGTTCTTCGTCGGAAGTTTTCCGCCCGCCATTACTGGGATGACTGCCGGAAGTACAAGGTCACAGTCGTACATTATATTGGAGAACTCTTTCGGTATATTCTTAAAGTTCCGGAG TCACCGCTAGATGGCGTTCACAACATCCGCATTGCGATGGGAAACGGTCTTCGATTGGATATATGGAAGAAATTTCAGGACAGATTCAAAATTCCGGTGATCGTTGAACATTTTGGAGCTACAGAAGGGACATCACTAACCATCAACCTCACCAACAAAGTTGGGGCCATCGGAAGAATTTCCCCACTAATG CGACTTGCTTCCAAATACAAACTGAGTGTACAAGTACGTGTGATACGTTTTGATAGGATCAAAGAGGAGCCAATCAGAGGAAAGGACGGATTCTGCATCGACTGTGGCGCAG GCGAAGAAGGCCTGATAATATCCGCTGTACCCGATACTACGACAGAATTTTATGTGGGGTCCAAGTCTATCAACGAGAAAAAGTTCCTCAGGGATGTTTTCGTCAAAGGCGACGCCTACTTCAACTTCGGAGACATAGTTTTTGTCGACAAAGATTATTATCTGTACTTCCGGGACAGACTTGGGGATACATTTCG TTGGAAAAGCGAGAACGTGTCAACACGGGAGGTAGCTGAGGTGTTGAGTACATTGAGTTTTATACAAGATGTCAACGTGTACGGTGTAGAGGTACCAG ATAATGATGGAAGAGCAGGAATGGCAGCCATCCTCCTTAAAGATCACTCAACCATAACACCGGAAGTACTACAACAAATCTACCGGAAATGTGCTAAATCACTTCCAAAGTATGCTAGACCTATATTTCTGAGGTTCCAAACCAATTTTGAGGTCACACAGACAATGAAGCATAGGAAGGTAGACCTTGTTAAAGAGGGTTACAACCCAGACATCTTAAGCGACCCTGTCTACTGTGTTGAcgtaaaaaacaaaacatattctCCTCTTGAGTCTGCGTCTTACCACCAAGTCATAAAATCGAGGCTGTAG